One window of uncultured Trichococcus sp. genomic DNA carries:
- a CDS encoding SDR family oxidoreductase: protein MRKTWLITGVSSGFGYELTRMLLDKGDKVIGTVRNKSKIADLIAEYPTLFDCQILDVTDAPAVHQVVKDAFGKHGEIDVIINNAGYGLFGAAEELSDEQVDLIIATNLTGSIQMIRSALPFLRKQGHGRIIQISSYGGQVAFPGNSMYHATKFGIEGFCESVAQEMAPFNIGVTIVEPGGARTEFRYGSAQVAELMPEYDGNPAHSFLAMLDSTKVLAPGDPAEMAKRIIESVDITPAPLRMVLGSQALASTISTLENRLADFRTQTELAASTDYKE from the coding sequence ATGCGCAAAACATGGTTGATTACAGGGGTGAGCAGTGGTTTTGGTTACGAACTGACAAGAATGTTGCTGGATAAAGGCGACAAAGTGATCGGAACGGTACGTAATAAATCCAAAATTGCTGATTTGATTGCGGAGTACCCGACACTGTTCGATTGTCAGATCCTTGACGTGACCGATGCCCCAGCGGTCCATCAGGTGGTGAAGGACGCTTTTGGAAAACATGGAGAAATCGATGTCATCATCAATAATGCGGGCTACGGTCTGTTCGGCGCGGCTGAAGAGTTGAGCGATGAGCAAGTGGATCTCATCATCGCAACCAATTTGACCGGCTCCATCCAGATGATCCGTTCCGCCCTTCCGTTCTTAAGGAAACAAGGGCATGGCCGCATCATCCAAATCTCTTCCTATGGCGGACAAGTCGCTTTTCCGGGCAATTCCATGTACCATGCAACAAAATTCGGGATCGAAGGTTTCTGCGAATCCGTCGCACAGGAAATGGCACCATTCAATATCGGCGTGACCATCGTTGAGCCTGGCGGTGCGCGGACTGAATTCCGCTACGGCAGCGCGCAAGTCGCTGAACTGATGCCTGAGTACGACGGCAACCCGGCGCACAGCTTTCTTGCGATGCTTGATTCAACAAAAGTACTGGCACCCGGAGATCCTGCGGAGATGGCAAAACGGATCATCGAAAGCGTGGATATTACACCGGCACCACTTCGCATGGTTCTCGGATCACAAGCATTGGCCAGCACGATTTCTACGCTTGAAAACCGCTTAGCTGATTTCAGGACGCAAACAGAACTGGCTGCTTCAACGGACTACAAGGAATAA
- a CDS encoding cold-shock protein → MEFGKVKWFNNDKGYGFIELDQQDDDIFVHFTGIAGEGFKRLEEGQRVQFDIAEGVRGPQATNVVVLAEA, encoded by the coding sequence ATGGAATTTGGCAAAGTAAAGTGGTTCAATAATGATAAAGGGTATGGTTTTATTGAACTCGACCAACAGGATGACGACATTTTCGTACATTTTACCGGCATAGCTGGAGAAGGCTTCAAAAGACTCGAAGAAGGGCAACGCGTTCAGTTCGATATCGCTGAAGGCGTCAGGGGACCACAGGCCACTAATGTGGTCGTCTTGGCAGAAGCATAA
- a CDS encoding ribonuclease HI family protein, translated as MIKLFVDGASTGKEGYAAIGILIVEDGVQEQIGLPLEEQMDNHRAEFEALLYGLRHLKAHNKQDQLVFCYTDSKLVAESIRKKYTKKAELKLLLEEALQELAVFTNLYLKWIPEKENRGADNLARNALHQLTKKKK; from the coding sequence TTGATAAAATTATTCGTGGATGGGGCATCGACCGGAAAAGAAGGTTATGCGGCCATCGGGATTTTGATCGTTGAGGACGGGGTACAAGAGCAGATTGGCTTGCCTTTAGAGGAGCAAATGGATAATCATCGGGCTGAATTCGAAGCGCTCCTGTATGGGTTGCGCCACCTGAAAGCGCACAACAAACAGGACCAGCTCGTTTTTTGTTACACGGACAGCAAACTGGTTGCCGAATCGATCAGGAAAAAGTACACAAAAAAAGCGGAGCTTAAGCTTTTGCTGGAAGAGGCATTGCAGGAATTGGCTGTGTTCACAAATCTTTATTTGAAATGGATTCCGGAAAAGGAAAACAGAGGAGCCGATAATCTCGCCAGAAATGCGCTCCATCAGCTCACCAAAAAGAAAAAATGA
- a CDS encoding NAD(P)H-binding protein translates to MTKIVIIGATGSVGRVARRLFLEKTNDELTLFSRRPERLKPVDSTREIAVSGDVMNASDLDKVISGQDVVFASLTGNLGKMAKAIVESMKRVGVNRLIFITSMGIYNEIPATVGSSGNLRFNPVLQTYRDAADIIEASGLDYTIIRPGWFDSSNDTDYEITIKGEPFGGHDVSRKSIADLVVRLAADSTLYVRESVGINRPQ, encoded by the coding sequence ATGACAAAAATAGTGATTATCGGCGCAACCGGTTCAGTTGGTCGCGTAGCAAGACGGCTGTTCCTTGAAAAAACCAACGATGAATTGACGCTTTTCTCGCGGCGTCCGGAAAGGCTCAAGCCGGTCGATTCAACGAGAGAAATTGCCGTTTCGGGCGATGTGATGAATGCATCCGACCTTGACAAAGTCATCTCTGGCCAGGATGTAGTCTTTGCCTCTTTGACAGGGAATCTAGGGAAAATGGCCAAGGCGATTGTGGAATCGATGAAACGCGTTGGAGTAAACCGTTTGATATTTATTACTTCGATGGGTATCTATAACGAAATCCCGGCTACAGTCGGTTCTTCCGGCAACCTTCGCTTCAATCCGGTATTGCAGACATACCGTGACGCGGCTGACATCATCGAGGCTTCCGGTTTGGATTATACGATCATCCGTCCGGGCTGGTTCGACAGCAGCAACGACACCGATTATGAAATTACAATCAAGGGCGAGCCATTCGGCGGACATGACGTATCCAGGAAAAGCATCGCGGATCTGGTTGTTCGCCTTGCTGCTGATTCGACCCTTTATGTCCGTGAAAGTGTCGGCATCAACCGTCCGCAATGA